In the Deinococcus ficus genome, one interval contains:
- a CDS encoding MarR family winged helix-turn-helix transcriptional regulator, producing the protein MSVPPTPHPREDPLEPLPVERLLHRVATLHFLMSHRIVQRLGISQVELFAVSIVHLHGGLSAGELACETGLTPGATTRLIDRLERQALLRRVPDPADRRRTVVQLDPQGVARLDADLQPLRELYSNAVNGLAGPERSGLTRYLEAAARDMEAFVRHLPPCAEPAEAATPS; encoded by the coding sequence ATGTCTGTCCCTCCCACGCCCCACCCCCGGGAAGACCCTCTTGAACCCCTGCCCGTAGAACGCCTGCTGCACCGCGTCGCCACGCTGCACTTCCTGATGTCTCACCGGATCGTGCAGCGCCTGGGCATCAGTCAGGTGGAGCTGTTCGCGGTGAGCATCGTTCACCTGCACGGCGGCCTCAGCGCCGGGGAACTGGCATGCGAGACCGGCCTCACGCCGGGCGCCACCACGCGCCTGATCGACCGGCTGGAACGGCAGGCGCTGCTGCGGCGCGTGCCGGACCCCGCCGACCGGCGCCGCACCGTGGTGCAGCTCGACCCGCAGGGTGTGGCCCGCCTGGACGCCGACCTGCAGCCCCTGCGGGAGCTGTACTCGAACGCCGTGAACGGCCTGGCCGGCCCTGAGCGCTCCGGGCTCACGCGGTACCTGGAGGCGGCCGCGCGGGACATGGAGGCGTTCGTGCGCCACCTGCCGCCCTGTGCCGAGCCCGCCGAGGCCGCCACCCCGTCCTGA
- a CDS encoding diacylglycerol/lipid kinase family protein has product MPPSGQPATLIYNARAGSSARAPVPDLHRALEDAGYHAALHVTPGPEALPELLRATTGTVFVAGGDGTIRSAALHLLNRPDVTLGVIPMGTANNVARALRLPLDPLAAARAHARTRPRPFDVGLVRGPWGEDHFIEACGCGLFADILDDYGPHLAKSPVRALGSMLEVFTRQQPLGVRVTVDGQGVPSPPLAVLEVMNTPSTGTGLHLAPPADPTDGQFTLVRMQALNREPLLEYAAAMLRGTFHTQPGVHADHGQVFTVADLGQVWHVDTDLRRSAAPGGVVEIRVQPGALRVLSPAN; this is encoded by the coding sequence ATGCCCCCTTCCGGACAGCCGGCCACGCTGATCTACAACGCCCGCGCCGGCAGCAGCGCCCGCGCGCCCGTGCCCGACCTGCACCGCGCCCTGGAGGACGCCGGGTACCACGCCGCCCTGCACGTCACGCCCGGCCCGGAAGCGCTGCCGGAACTGCTGCGCGCCACGACCGGCACGGTGTTCGTCGCCGGTGGGGACGGCACCATCCGCAGCGCCGCCCTGCACCTGCTGAACCGCCCGGACGTCACGCTGGGCGTGATTCCCATGGGCACCGCGAACAACGTGGCCCGCGCCCTGCGCCTTCCCCTGGACCCGCTGGCCGCCGCCCGCGCGCACGCCCGCACCCGCCCCCGGCCGTTCGACGTGGGCCTCGTCCGCGGCCCCTGGGGCGAGGACCACTTCATCGAGGCGTGCGGCTGCGGGCTGTTCGCGGACATCCTGGACGACTACGGGCCGCACCTGGCGAAAAGCCCCGTGCGGGCGCTGGGCAGCATGCTGGAGGTCTTCACGCGGCAGCAGCCGCTGGGCGTGCGCGTCACCGTGGACGGCCAGGGCGTGCCCAGCCCCCCGCTGGCAGTGCTGGAGGTCATGAACACGCCCAGCACCGGCACCGGCCTGCACCTCGCGCCGCCCGCCGACCCCACCGACGGGCAGTTCACCCTGGTGCGCATGCAGGCCCTGAACCGCGAACCGCTGCTGGAGTACGCCGCCGCCATGCTGCGCGGCACGTTCCACACGCAGCCCGGCGTGCACGCCGACCACGGGCAGGTGTTCACCGTGGCAGACCTGGGGCAGGTGTGGCACGTGGACACCGACCTGCGCCGCAGCGCCGCGCCCGGCGGCGTGGTGGAGATCCGCGTGCAGCCCGGCGCCCTGCGCGTCCTGAGCCCCGCCAACTGA
- a CDS encoding carbohydrate binding domain-containing protein, giving the protein MTEPSFPRLPSPTFRLALTLLAPLALLTACTPEAGSGPTPLWQDEFTGTTLNPAHWGHQTGNGFMNGSEYVSGWGNNELEYYTDRPANVRVEDGQLVITARKEAFTAPAGGTPQTFGWTSGRIRTAGKFSRTYGKFEIRAKFPTGKGLWPAIWMLPEDPSPYASWAANGEIDIAEGWGSKPTQVAHTLHYGGVWPNNTYSGVTAEVPGGVNDWHTYTLEWRPGEIVWKIDGQVTQTKTAWWSAAQNPPGSDADLNPWPAPFDRPFHLLLNLAVGGNFDGNPDATTPDAAEMRVDYVRVYGLEDEARDPGARPDMTYPWTPRPARPALPDGNLVYNPSFDWADTDPRVTPDATHLDGVPQSAFWTLFTLDSAVTLSSDAVQGRALKADITAPGNVNYAVQVRQDGLNIEQGRRYEVSFDAWASTARAMMVKVGGGQDRGYAAYSGEQSVPLGTARTRHTLTFDMKGTTDAAARLEFNLGGAGANAVWLDDVQVRAVGDAAGPRPPAPDGNLLYNAAFTQDVPGDPGIPGVPGTAYWATWEDGASGLSAALQGGEIQLKVAHVNPANNWHVQLNQVNVPLTQDRTYTLTFQGRADTPRSVAVVVGENGGSYARYLNATADLTPTAQTFTYTFTAPVTNPSAQFQILGAVGAPGDAYTLGLRDFRLTPKP; this is encoded by the coding sequence ATGACCGAGCCTTCCTTCCCGCGTCTCCCGTCCCCCACCTTCCGGCTGGCCCTGACCCTGCTGGCCCCCCTGGCCCTGCTCACGGCGTGCACGCCCGAAGCCGGGTCCGGCCCCACGCCCCTGTGGCAGGACGAATTCACCGGCACCACCCTGAACCCCGCCCACTGGGGGCACCAGACCGGCAACGGCTTCATGAACGGCAGCGAGTACGTCTCCGGCTGGGGCAACAACGAACTGGAGTACTACACCGACCGGCCCGCGAACGTCCGCGTGGAGGACGGCCAGCTGGTCATCACCGCCCGCAAGGAGGCCTTCACCGCGCCGGCCGGCGGCACCCCGCAAACCTTCGGGTGGACGTCCGGGCGCATCCGCACCGCCGGGAAGTTCAGCCGCACGTACGGAAAATTCGAGATCCGCGCCAAGTTCCCCACCGGGAAGGGCCTGTGGCCGGCCATCTGGATGCTGCCGGAAGACCCCAGCCCGTACGCCTCCTGGGCGGCCAACGGCGAGATCGACATCGCCGAGGGCTGGGGCAGCAAACCCACGCAGGTCGCGCACACCCTGCACTACGGGGGCGTGTGGCCCAACAACACCTACTCCGGCGTCACGGCCGAGGTGCCCGGCGGCGTGAACGACTGGCACACCTACACCCTGGAATGGCGGCCCGGGGAGATCGTCTGGAAGATCGACGGGCAGGTCACCCAGACCAAGACCGCGTGGTGGAGCGCCGCGCAAAACCCGCCCGGGAGCGACGCGGACCTGAACCCCTGGCCCGCGCCCTTCGACCGGCCCTTCCACCTGCTGCTGAACCTCGCCGTGGGCGGGAACTTCGACGGCAACCCGGACGCCACCACGCCGGACGCGGCCGAGATGCGCGTGGACTACGTGCGCGTGTACGGCCTGGAGGACGAGGCGCGCGACCCCGGCGCCCGCCCGGACATGACCTACCCCTGGACGCCCCGCCCGGCCCGGCCGGCGCTGCCCGACGGGAACCTCGTGTACAACCCGTCTTTCGACTGGGCCGACACCGACCCCCGCGTCACGCCGGACGCCACCCACCTGGACGGCGTGCCCCAGAGTGCCTTCTGGACGCTGTTCACGCTGGACAGCGCCGTGACCCTGAGCAGCGACGCCGTGCAGGGCCGCGCCCTGAAGGCCGACATCACCGCGCCCGGCAACGTGAACTACGCCGTGCAGGTCCGCCAGGACGGCCTGAACATCGAACAGGGCCGCCGCTACGAGGTGAGCTTCGACGCCTGGGCCAGCACCGCCCGCGCCATGATGGTGAAAGTGGGCGGCGGGCAGGACCGCGGGTACGCCGCGTACTCCGGCGAGCAGAGCGTGCCCCTGGGCACCGCCCGCACGCGGCACACCCTGACCTTCGACATGAAAGGCACCACCGACGCCGCCGCCCGCCTGGAATTCAACCTGGGCGGCGCCGGAGCGAACGCCGTGTGGCTGGACGACGTGCAGGTCCGGGCCGTGGGGGACGCCGCCGGCCCGCGCCCGCCCGCCCCGGACGGCAACCTGCTGTACAACGCGGCCTTCACGCAGGACGTGCCCGGCGACCCCGGTATTCCCGGCGTGCCCGGCACCGCGTACTGGGCCACCTGGGAGGACGGCGCCAGCGGCCTGAGCGCCGCCCTGCAGGGCGGCGAGATCCAGTTGAAGGTGGCGCACGTGAACCCGGCGAACAACTGGCACGTGCAGCTCAACCAGGTGAACGTGCCCCTCACGCAGGACCGCACGTACACCCTGACCTTCCAGGGCCGCGCCGACACGCCCCGCAGCGTGGCCGTGGTGGTCGGCGAGAACGGCGGCAGCTACGCCCGCTACCTGAACGCCACCGCCGACCTGACCCCCACCGCGCAGACCTTCACGTACACCTTCACCGCGCCCGTCACGAACCCCAGCGCGCAGTTCCAGATTCTGGGCGCCGTCGGCGCGCCCGGCGACGCGTACACGCTGGGCCTGCGCGACTTCCGCCTCACGCCCAAGCCCTGA
- a CDS encoding GH1 family beta-glucosidase, with protein MTVQRADFPPNFIFGTATSSYQIEGATREDGRQDSIWDTFCREPGRIRDGSSGDVACDHYHLWPDDLNLLSELGVNAYRFSVAWPRIQPTGSGPVNAAGLDFYDRLVDGLLTRGIRPYLTLYHWDLPQPLQDLGGWTSREVAHRFAEYAAHVAGRLGDRVASIATLNEPWCSSFLSYEIGEHAPGHRGDRRGALAAAHHLLLGHGQAMQAMRAQGVKADLGIVLNLTPAYPATDSPADRDAARRADGTANRWFLDPIYRAAYPEDLLADFAGDLPDIRDGDLDVIAAPLDFLGVNYYSRTYASADGQARPQGAGYTHMDWEVYPQGLTDLLVRLDREYGARNLLITENGAAYPDERGTGSVVHDPERVAYYQSHLGACAEAIRQGVDLRGYFAWSMLDNFEWSWGYSRRFGLFYVDYQTQERLWKDSGLWYRDLVRAPVAAD; from the coding sequence ATGACCGTACAGCGCGCCGATTTCCCCCCGAACTTCATCTTCGGGACGGCGACCTCCTCCTACCAGATCGAAGGCGCCACCCGTGAGGACGGCCGCCAGGACAGCATCTGGGACACCTTCTGCCGGGAACCCGGCCGCATCCGCGACGGCAGCAGCGGCGACGTCGCCTGCGACCACTATCACCTGTGGCCCGACGACCTGAACCTCCTGAGTGAACTCGGCGTGAACGCCTACCGCTTCTCCGTCGCGTGGCCCCGCATCCAGCCGACCGGGTCGGGCCCCGTGAACGCCGCCGGGCTGGACTTCTACGACCGGCTGGTGGACGGCCTGCTCACGCGCGGCATCCGCCCCTACCTGACCCTGTACCACTGGGACCTCCCGCAGCCCCTGCAGGACCTGGGCGGCTGGACCAGCCGCGAGGTCGCGCACCGCTTCGCGGAGTACGCCGCGCACGTCGCCGGGCGCCTGGGGGACCGCGTGGCGAGCATCGCCACGCTGAACGAACCGTGGTGCAGCAGCTTCCTCAGTTACGAGATCGGCGAGCACGCTCCCGGCCACCGCGGGGACCGCCGCGGCGCCCTGGCCGCCGCGCACCACCTGCTGCTCGGGCACGGGCAGGCCATGCAGGCCATGCGCGCCCAGGGCGTGAAGGCCGACCTGGGCATCGTGCTGAACCTCACGCCCGCCTACCCCGCCACCGACAGCCCCGCCGACCGGGACGCCGCCCGCCGCGCGGACGGCACCGCGAACCGCTGGTTCCTGGACCCCATCTACCGCGCCGCGTACCCCGAGGACCTCCTCGCGGACTTCGCCGGGGACCTGCCGGACATCCGGGACGGGGACCTGGACGTGATCGCCGCGCCGCTGGATTTCCTGGGCGTGAACTACTACAGCCGCACGTACGCCTCCGCCGACGGTCAGGCCCGCCCGCAGGGCGCCGGGTACACGCACATGGACTGGGAGGTGTACCCCCAGGGCCTGACCGACCTGCTGGTGCGCCTGGACCGCGAGTACGGCGCGCGGAACCTGCTGATCACCGAGAACGGCGCCGCGTACCCGGACGAGCGCGGCACCGGCAGCGTGGTGCACGACCCGGAACGCGTGGCGTACTACCAGTCGCACCTGGGTGCCTGCGCCGAGGCGATCCGCCAGGGCGTGGACCTGCGCGGGTACTTCGCGTGGAGCATGCTGGACAACTTCGAGTGGAGCTGGGGCTACAGCCGCCGCTTCGGGCTGTTCTACGTGGACTACCAGACGCAGGAACGCCTCTGGAAGGACTCCGGGCTGTGGTACCGCGACCTGGTGCGCGCGCCCGTCGCCGCCGACTGA
- a CDS encoding carbohydrate ABC transporter permease yields the protein MTSLTDRAPAVTRRPARGTLPPLSRLGAYLLILLGAVLTIAPFYFMFVFATHPRDEIFQLPPPLWFGTNLDENYTSLMERTPFWRNLWNSTYLAVLTTATTMFFCTLGGFAFAMYDFKGKKPLFALLLATMLIPGTLNIVPFALIMQALGWIDQPRALWVPGMASAFGIFLMRQYIGSAIPKDLLEAARIDGATEFGIFRRIILPLSGPAMATLGLVTFVQSWNAFLGPLIIFRSAETFTAPLAIRALQGIANTDWGALMCGVALTVLPLLILFALASRQLIEGLTAGATKG from the coding sequence ATGACCAGCCTCACCGACCGCGCCCCCGCCGTCACCCGCCGCCCGGCCCGGGGCACCCTGCCGCCCCTGTCGCGGCTGGGGGCGTACCTGCTGATCCTGCTGGGCGCCGTGCTCACCATCGCGCCCTTCTACTTCATGTTCGTGTTCGCCACCCACCCCCGCGACGAGATCTTCCAGCTGCCGCCGCCCCTGTGGTTCGGCACGAACCTGGACGAGAACTACACCAGCCTGATGGAACGCACGCCGTTCTGGCGCAACCTCTGGAACAGCACCTACCTGGCGGTCCTGACCACCGCCACCACTATGTTCTTCTGCACGCTGGGCGGCTTCGCGTTCGCCATGTACGACTTCAAGGGCAAGAAGCCCCTGTTCGCGCTGCTGCTGGCCACCATGCTGATTCCCGGCACGCTGAACATCGTGCCGTTCGCGCTGATCATGCAGGCCCTGGGGTGGATCGACCAGCCGCGCGCCCTGTGGGTGCCGGGCATGGCGAGTGCCTTCGGGATCTTCCTGATGCGGCAGTATATCGGCAGCGCCATCCCGAAAGACCTGCTGGAAGCCGCCCGCATCGACGGCGCCACCGAATTCGGCATCTTCCGCCGCATCATCCTGCCGCTCAGCGGGCCGGCCATGGCCACCCTGGGCCTGGTGACCTTCGTGCAGTCCTGGAACGCCTTCCTGGGCCCGCTCATCATCTTCCGCTCCGCCGAGACCTTCACCGCGCCGCTCGCCATCCGCGCCCTGCAGGGCATCGCTAACACCGACTGGGGCGCCCTGATGTGCGGCGTGGCCCTGACCGTGCTGCCGCTGCTGATCCTGTTCGCCCTGGCCTCCCGGCAGCTGATCGAGGGCCTCACCGCCGGCGCCACCAAGGGCTGA
- a CDS encoding carbohydrate ABC transporter permease has product MSAPPRPARFSWTQFQRRYAPYLFISPFFLLFFAFGLFPILFNAYLSFQQWQPGTGLGDMEFVGWRNYTDNLTDPTFWLSLKNTALLAVMSGLPQHLLAIPLAFAVYGVLRRLQNLVTAVYFLPYITSIVAISVIFFTLFSWQYGVINAALNALHTLPLIGGLFPAEKINWLGEKQYVQPAIAAVIIWRYTGWNMLLYLAGLQAIPRDLYEAASVDGATPLQQFRFITLPLLRPTMFLAVTLSLIGGLQLFEEPFILTGTSGGAGQSGLTTVMYMYRTYANYSDAGVAAAMSWLLFLVIGVLTLLNNRVFGRSGLAGEN; this is encoded by the coding sequence ATGTCCGCACCCCCCCGCCCGGCACGTTTCAGTTGGACGCAGTTCCAGCGGCGGTACGCGCCCTACCTGTTCATCAGCCCGTTTTTCCTGCTGTTCTTCGCCTTCGGGCTGTTCCCGATCCTGTTCAACGCGTACCTGTCGTTTCAGCAGTGGCAGCCCGGGACCGGCCTGGGCGACATGGAGTTCGTGGGCTGGCGGAACTACACGGACAACCTGACCGACCCGACCTTCTGGCTGTCCCTGAAAAACACCGCCCTGCTGGCCGTCATGTCGGGCCTGCCGCAGCACCTGCTGGCGATCCCGCTGGCGTTCGCGGTGTACGGCGTGCTGCGGCGGCTGCAGAACCTGGTCACGGCCGTGTACTTCCTGCCGTACATCACGTCCATCGTGGCGATCTCGGTGATCTTCTTCACGCTGTTCTCCTGGCAGTACGGCGTGATCAACGCCGCCCTGAACGCCCTGCACACACTGCCCCTGATCGGCGGGCTGTTCCCGGCCGAGAAGATCAACTGGCTGGGCGAGAAGCAGTACGTGCAGCCGGCCATCGCGGCCGTGATCATCTGGCGGTACACCGGCTGGAACATGCTGCTGTACCTCGCGGGCCTGCAGGCCATTCCCCGCGACCTGTACGAGGCCGCGTCCGTGGACGGCGCCACCCCGTTGCAGCAGTTCCGGTTCATCACGCTGCCGCTGCTGCGCCCCACCATGTTCCTTGCCGTGACCCTGAGCCTGATCGGCGGGCTGCAGCTGTTCGAGGAGCCGTTCATTCTGACCGGCACCAGCGGCGGCGCCGGCCAGTCGGGCCTGACCACCGTGATGTACATGTACCGCACGTACGCCAACTACAGCGACGCCGGCGTGGCCGCCGCGATGTCCTGGCTGCTGTTCCTGGTGATCGGCGTGCTCACCCTGCTGAACAACCGCGTGTTCGGCCGCAGCGGCCTGGCCGGGGAGAACTGA
- a CDS encoding ABC transporter substrate-binding protein — MKKMLAVTVLLAATLASAQTKKTITVAVFPDLDSVVKAALPGFNKLYPNITVKINSLAYADHHTALTTALSTGKGAGDVVAVDFGYIAKFAEGNGLVDLSKAPYSAGQFRNQFVPYTFPQAMTQDGRMIAMPTDIGPGSMFYRSDMLKKAGVSPSALNKSWESYIENGKKVVAANPGSFLIPDAGEAAQIIIRTGLKSGEGLFFDKTGKVLVSPDSPRFVRAFTIAKAIRDAKLDARAGSAFSADWTTAFQKGNLATEFSGAWLVGHMQNWLAKDFSGKWAAQDLPGNTYASWGGSFYAIPQQSQNKTEAWALIKYLTTNKAQQVLAFKTTGAFPALRAASTDTVFNEGVPYLGNQKARLQWRNAATKIQPLDVNRLDPVAEQIVNDAIAKVLDGSMDIRGALTEAQQLITRRAR, encoded by the coding sequence ATGAAGAAGATGCTTGCCGTGACCGTGCTGCTCGCCGCCACCCTCGCCAGCGCCCAGACGAAAAAGACCATCACGGTCGCGGTGTTCCCCGACCTGGACAGCGTCGTCAAGGCCGCCCTGCCGGGCTTTAACAAGCTCTACCCGAACATCACCGTGAAGATCAACTCGCTGGCGTACGCCGACCACCACACCGCGCTGACCACCGCGCTCTCCACCGGCAAGGGCGCCGGGGACGTGGTCGCCGTGGACTTCGGGTACATCGCCAAGTTCGCCGAAGGCAACGGCCTGGTGGACCTCAGCAAGGCGCCCTACAGCGCCGGGCAGTTCCGCAACCAGTTCGTGCCCTACACCTTCCCGCAGGCCATGACGCAGGACGGCCGCATGATCGCCATGCCCACCGACATCGGCCCCGGGTCCATGTTCTACCGCTCCGACATGCTGAAAAAAGCCGGCGTGAGCCCCAGCGCCCTGAACAAGAGCTGGGAATCGTACATCGAGAACGGCAAGAAGGTCGTGGCTGCCAACCCCGGCAGCTTCCTGATCCCCGACGCCGGCGAGGCCGCGCAGATCATCATCCGCACCGGCCTGAAGAGCGGTGAGGGCCTGTTCTTCGACAAGACCGGCAAGGTGCTCGTCAGCCCCGACAGCCCCCGCTTCGTGCGCGCCTTCACCATCGCCAAGGCCATCCGCGACGCGAAACTCGACGCCCGCGCCGGCAGCGCCTTCAGCGCCGACTGGACCACCGCCTTCCAGAAAGGCAACCTGGCGACCGAATTCAGCGGCGCGTGGTTGGTCGGCCACATGCAGAACTGGCTCGCCAAGGACTTCAGCGGCAAGTGGGCCGCGCAGGACCTGCCCGGTAACACCTACGCCAGCTGGGGCGGCAGCTTCTACGCCATTCCGCAGCAGAGCCAGAACAAGACCGAAGCCTGGGCGCTCATCAAGTACCTCACCACCAACAAGGCCCAGCAGGTCCTGGCGTTCAAGACCACCGGCGCCTTCCCCGCGCTGCGCGCCGCCTCCACCGACACCGTGTTCAACGAGGGCGTGCCGTACCTGGGCAACCAGAAGGCCCGGCTGCAGTGGCGCAACGCCGCCACGAAAATCCAGCCGCTGGACGTCAACCGCCTCGACCCGGTCGCCGAGCAGATCGTGAACGACGCCATCGCCAAGGTGCTGGACGGCAGCATGGACATCCGCGGCGCGCTCACCGAAGCGCAGCAGCTGATCACCCGCCGCGCCCGCTGA
- a CDS encoding LacI family DNA-binding transcriptional regulator, with protein sequence MPSITLEDVARAAGVSLSTASRVLSGTAKVSAERHAAVMRAATELGYQPNAIARSLASGRSMLIGVITQEISSPFYGEALLGIERGLEGSGYHAIFASGHWQADIEHAALDGLLGRPVDGLILLGGQTPDAVLRALAARLPLITVGRSIQGLEGHCMRVDNVAGGYECTRHLLERGHRAIAYIAGPESHRDARDRLHGHQQALRDWSVTGHPALFTQGDFQETSGLMAVESLFTRGEPFTAIVAANDQMAYGARLALYRRGIRVPDDVSLIGYDDLHSSAFCTPPLTTVRQPMYEMGFAAAEGILAALAGTALPAPEFAVQLVTRESTTLLRRTPRPATTEDPDPATRSAPAAGSAPMT encoded by the coding sequence ATGCCCTCCATCACCCTGGAAGATGTCGCCCGTGCCGCCGGAGTCTCCCTCAGCACCGCCTCACGCGTCCTGAGCGGCACCGCCAAAGTCAGCGCCGAACGCCACGCCGCCGTCATGCGCGCCGCCACCGAACTCGGCTACCAGCCCAACGCCATCGCCCGCAGCCTCGCCAGTGGACGCTCCATGCTCATCGGCGTGATCACGCAGGAAATCAGCAGCCCCTTCTACGGCGAGGCGCTGCTCGGCATCGAACGCGGCCTGGAAGGCAGCGGCTACCACGCCATCTTCGCCAGCGGCCACTGGCAGGCCGACATCGAACACGCCGCCCTGGACGGCCTGCTCGGCCGGCCCGTGGACGGCCTGATCCTCCTCGGCGGCCAGACGCCCGACGCCGTGCTGCGCGCTCTGGCCGCCCGGCTCCCGCTGATCACCGTGGGCCGCAGCATCCAGGGCCTCGAGGGCCACTGCATGCGCGTGGACAACGTCGCCGGCGGGTACGAGTGCACCCGGCACCTGCTGGAACGCGGCCACCGCGCCATCGCCTACATCGCCGGCCCCGAATCGCACCGGGACGCCCGCGACCGTCTGCACGGCCACCAGCAGGCCCTGCGCGACTGGAGCGTCACCGGGCACCCGGCGCTGTTCACGCAGGGCGACTTTCAGGAAACGTCCGGCCTGATGGCCGTTGAGAGCCTCTTCACGCGCGGCGAGCCCTTCACCGCGATCGTCGCCGCGAACGACCAGATGGCCTACGGCGCCCGGCTCGCCCTGTACCGCCGCGGCATCCGCGTGCCGGACGACGTGTCCCTGATCGGGTACGACGACCTGCACAGCTCGGCCTTCTGCACGCCGCCCCTGACCACCGTCCGGCAGCCCATGTACGAGATGGGCTTCGCCGCCGCCGAAGGCATCCTGGCCGCCCTGGCCGGCACGGCCCTGCCCGCCCCCGAGTTCGCCGTTCAGCTCGTCACCCGCGAATCCACCACGCTGCTGCGCCGCACCCCGCGGCCCGCCACGACCGAAGACCCCGACCCCGCCACGCGGTCCGCGCCGGCCGCAGGGAGCGCCCCCATGACCTAG